TGTTgtttgcttccactgcggtcagaccgggcactggaagagaaactgcaaagtgtacctggaagatcttaagaagaagaaaagtgagacttctacttcatgtatatatgttatagaagtcaatctatctatttcttcatcatgggtattggataccggatgtgcttctcacatttgtactaatgtgcaggcgccgagaagtagcagggcattgacgaagggcgaggtggacctacgagtaggcaatggagcacgggtagctgctgttgctgtaggaacttactatctatcacttccctctgggcttgtactagaattagatgaatgttgttatgtgcatgctcttactaagaacattatttcagtttcttgtttggacaagaaaggctttttgtttatcataaagaataaatgttgttccgtctatttaaatgatatgttctattgtagtgcacctctgatgaacggactctatattctagacttagagaaccccatctataacataaataccaaaaggttcaaatcaaatgaaatgaaccaaacctatctctggcattgtcgcttaggtcatataaatgacaaacgcttatcctagctccataaagatggtttgctggactcatttgattttgaatcatatgagacatgcgagtcatgcctactgggcaagatgaccaagactccctttagtggacacagcgaaagagcgactgacttgttaggacttatacatagtgatatatgtggccctttcaatgtcgctgctagaggtggatgacctcagtagatatggttatgtgtatttgatgacacataagtcagaatcctttgaaaagttcaaagcattcaagaatgaagtacaaaaccagctaggcaagagtattaagatacttcgatcagatcgaggtggagaataccttagccatgagttttgtgattatctagatgagtgtgggattctatcccaattcactcctcctggaacaccacagtggaatggtgtatccgaaaggagaaatcgtaccctattaaatatgtgctctagacacagcaaccttcatacttaacagtgttccatccaaggctgtgataacgacaccatataggatatagactgggaaagatgtccaggtgtcttttatgaggatttggggttgtgaggcttacgttcgacgtcaagtctcggacaaactgggacccaaatccgataagtgctattttataggatatcccaaggaaacgaagggatattacttttacattcacaattaacacaaggtagttgtggctaagactggggtatttctagaaagggattttgtttctagaaaaactagtgggagtacgttcgatcttgaagaagttcaagatatggaccattgcactgaagccttgatggacattgaactggaaccacaaagtgttgtagatgatgttgttccaaaaggagttgaggaacaacaaccagttcaagtagacctacctcttcgcaggtctgatagggtacgtcgttagcctgagagatactcacttctcttgtctgaccatgatgacattttgctcgttgagaatgagcctaactcctatcaggaagctgtgatgagaccagattctgagaaatgactaaaagccatgagatctgagatggaatccatgtacaccaaccaagtatggactttggttgatccacctgaaggggtcaaacccattgggtgtaagtgggtctttacgagaaagactgacatggatggacttatttataaaggtagtctggtagctaaaggtttcgagcaaatttatggtattgactatgataaaaccttttctccagtagcgatgtttaagtccattcggaccatgcttgctattgcagcatacaacgattatgagatctagcagatggatgtcaaaaccgcgtttctgaatggaaacttgctcgaggatgtgtacatgacacaacctgagggtgttgtagatccacagcatactggcagagtatgcaagctgcataagtccatttatggactaaagcaagcttctcggagctggaatcttcgattcgatgatgcgatcaaaaagtttggtttcatcaagaatgaagatgaaccctgtgtctacaagaaggttgttgagaacacagttgtcttccttgtattgtatgtggatgtcatactactcattgggaatgacattcctttgctgtagtctgtcaagacttggctgggaaattgtttctcaatgaaggacttaggtgaagcagcttgcattctaggcataaagatctatagagatagatctaagagattgcttggcctaagtcagaatatatatgttgacaaggtattactacggtttgccatgcagaattccaagaaaagatttctgccgatgtcacatggtgtgagtctttcgaacactcaaagtccctcttctagagagaagagagaccgcatggataagatcccttatgcttcagccatcggatctatcatgtacaccatgctttgtactcttcctgatgtttcgtatgccttgagcatgacgagcaaataccagtcatatccaggtgagcatcactggatagtggtcaagaatattcttaagtacttgagaaggactaaagactatttcttgatatttggaggcgatgttgagctagctgtaaagggttacagtgatgccagcttccaaactgaccaggatgattatagatcgcagtctgggttcatattttgtttgaatggtggtgctgtgagttggaagagttcacagaggctaacgtcgctgatcccttgaccaaggatttggcacagagaatgcatgatggtcacactaggtcattgggtattagaccctacactgattggcactagtactagtgggagattgttagctagagccctagagccaatcatatgatgattgttgtatggactcgatgtatcatattcctatatacttataaaggcatttctatatggttattatacttacttgtattggtgccaaataactaagtataatagtgtccttgaggagaagattcttatctatatcaatcgattggttgaatcgatagtgagatgatatagagaacactactcttaatcattcctattcaagtattaacattcagggacaatgttaatgcgacgagactagtatgtaggtcaactcgttgacttgatctcacaagtcatggatatagagatatcaagttgacacatgggtatgcattggagaatgtatactgaatgacccgccatgagaaattatcatggatcgttatatgagtgtcatatactttctcatgtgactattagtatgactatcagtccttagacctgaagtcaccatggttccctacataaggagttacatactttggcttcgtcaaacgaaggcgattactgggtatataacaaattatgcggagggatgtgagtgatgtagatgggatctatccctcctatatgacgggagtgacatcatcattcttgatagagtgagaccactaagtgcatggtcatgcccaaatgagtcaatatgagatattgagctcatttgtttagagtgagtctacttggagttaaagatatagattgattagaggatgacacggtctatgtcttaatttaatcaatctagatgtcaaggatagaaggacatcatcatatattgtgaagggtcacaattagtagtcacaaggtgatgttgaatctcaacattcttgtaaattgggtagtaatgatatgttgctagataccgctcattacttatgcttctaaatgggtttaggagtattgccaacattacaagaacatatagggtcacacacaaagggcaattagatggagaataggttcatatgatgaaccaagaggattaggttcatgtgatgaaccaaattggattaagagtaatccaaattagactaattgagttggactcaacttgattcatgtgttgaatgagtctaatttagattatgactcattgaatcaatttagtttaatgaatagagattcattaaatcaaattgacttgaatctatggttagatttgattaaccatggggtttttaagtcaagtttgacttgacatgagagggaagatgaagagtcaagtttgacttgaccttgacttgaccaaatgtcatgtcattgtgacatggcatatggccggccaatgatgatgtgccacatcattaaggcaacttcatggtatgccacctcatgagggaaaccaagagtcttgactcttggtattccatggaggtattaaacctcattgaagtggccggccacttttagtgtgggaatgaattgatttttcattcaagtcatcttcttcatcctctcttcttctctccctctcttcctccattgccaaGAGTCCTTGGGgtactagcacactctaaggtttcttctccatctcttgttcgtgtggatacttatagaggtgtgtacacttgaacacacttgagatccgacggaCCTTGGATTAGCgcgatttgcgaagggcttcgcttcaaaggtatatctctttccatgtagatctaaggtagatctaggctaacaaacatgtacatgtaaaattttatatatcttcgcacggatccgtgacaaaacttcggggtttccgtaacggaaaaagcggtttttgtggtcCGAAAGTTCCAACACCTAAACATACATAAACTTGAAGaactaaaataaaacaagatGTGGGAAAACATGAAACAACAGTAGCACAACATCATGATGAATAAGACCCCCTAAACAGAATTTAGAACTACTCCCATAAATCTGAAATTTACAAGTTTAATATTTAGAATTAAGCATGGATCTTCTAAGGGAAGACAACTAGAAGCATGGCCAAATTGTAATACAACATTCATATTCATAACTCTTAAAACAGAATTTGAAACTCACCACAACAAAACCAAAAGTAGCAAGGTCAGAACATAATTCAAGATTCGTTGGTCAGTgatataaaaatcatatgaaattcatctttgatctGAAAAGGGTTCCGTAAATTggtaatgaaatctaactaaattTCTTACATTTCAACAGAAGACACCAAAGTGAAATTCATTCACCCATTAAGGATAATTTACACCACAACAGAACCAAAAGTAGCAGGGTCACGACATAATTCCAGATTCGTCAGccagtggtataaaaatcatatgaaattcatctttgatccgaaATGGGTTCCGTAAATTGGTAatgaaagctaactaaatttTTTACATTTCAACAGAAGATACTGAAGTGAAATTCATTCACACATTGAGGTTAATTTACATCACAACAGAACGAAAAGCAGCAGGTCACGACATAATTCTAGATTTATCAGTCAATGGTataaaaaatcatataaaattTATCTTTGATCCAAAAAGGGTTCCGTAAAATgataatgaaatctaactaaattTTCTACATTTCAACGGAAGACACCAAAGTGAAATTCGTTCACCTATTAAGGCTAATTTATACGACAACAAAACCAAAAGCAGCAGGGTCATGGCATAATTCCAGGTTCATCAATtagtggtataaaaatcatatgaaattcatctttgatccgaaAAGAGTTCTATAAATTGGTAatgaaagctaactaaatttCCTATATTTCAACAAAAGACACCGAAGTAAAATTCGTTCACTCATTGAGGCTAATTTACACCGCAACAGAATCAAACCTAACAAACTATAAAATCCGAAACTTCACAAGACATAAAAGctaaataaaacaaataatatgGTTGAGAACATGCCTTTAAATCTTAGCTAGCAACCCCTTCTTTAGTTGTCTTGTCTTGGACCTCTAGAACCGGTGGAGTTGGGTCAGGTGAGGATTTAGGGCCGGCGAAAACAAGAAGACAAGGTGGAGTTCTAGGTGAGGGTTTAAATAAAAGAGGGAACTTAGAACTTggtctcaatttctaatttctaCCAATTTTATAAATGATAAGtcctatatattatttttataaaacttaatactaagtttaaATAGAAACCTATCTCCATAGTTATATAATTCTATATATATTTTatcatataaattttattcatgaTATATATAATTTGTAATACTATAATTTCTTAATTAGCTTATTACACGTTCTATATCTTATATCttccttatttaattttatttatactttataacatatattatacattttatattatataatatattatttttattttatttctatactaattagatgaataatctataaaaatttatatacatATAAATACTATGTCTTTATATATTTATATCCTAGTACTATGTCTTTATATCCTAGTACTTTATATAAATTTGTATATAcatataaagttttatcccttccTATAATTcctatatactaagttttatccGTTTATAATTCACAAATTATAGTCTCTTAATTATTATATACATGTTACATTAAATTTATACTCTATAATttgtattttatatataatatatataatatttatttttcatttccaagttgattagatggataatttatacacataaattatataaatactaagtctttatatatttgtattattctattttttaatataattaactaattcaaattttctataattaaatctatttatgtaaataaattcttaattaaatcaagTGAACAATTACAATTACCCCAAtaaatattcttaattaaataaattcaaaatcaaattaaattataattgatCTAATAAATCTCCTTAATTCAATAAATCcatattctaattaaattataatttaatccaataaatTCTCTCAATTAAATAAGTGATTTCAAACCTTACATATTAATGCATTAAgtataagtttaacttatttaatctaatatttttttttttgaatttttagtaTTATTATGAAAATGTAGACGACACAACGTAACACAAGTAGAGGAAGTGCTCATCATTTAGCCCGCATTAACTTCAGGAGAAAGAGTCAAAGTGATGCAATTAGTTAATTAGATataatcaaaataatgcaatcaATAGCTTAAATAAACTAATATATTAAGTAATTGCTGAAAACAAAGGAAAAAACAAATCAAAACAAAAGATGCCCAGCGGGTAATCATTAAAATCTAAAGATTCTAAACACTAATTGTTTATGttcaatcaaaaataaaatataattctaaTTCCTGAAATGGTCATTTTCTCATTGCCCTTCATCGCTGTTACTGAAATAAGAACCCTTGGATTTAAATGTTCCTAGAAAGTACCCGATCGAAAAGGAATTCATTATCCATTTGCACACCTGAAAACATTCTCAACTATCATTGAAAATGCATTATAAGAATGCacaaatttcattttcttctctcaaATAGTATAGAACACTCCAAATAGCACATCTATTAAGCCACCAAAACTGCCTCATATTGCAGTACATTTTTCTTTATTTACCTGTTCATTTATCAAGGTTTGGGGATCTTATTCAGCATGTAGCAAGGCACAAAAGCCATTTGAAAACCCAAATAACCAAGGGTCTATATATGCATAAAGCCATTGATGTTGATTAGAAGCACAAGATTAGATCTAGGAGCTTGCACCATAAATCAGTACCCTCTCCTCGATACTGGCATCGCAACCAGGACAACAACCATTCAACTTCTCGTGCATCTCGTTGCAATTTGCACAAAGAACCTGATGGGAACAAGGCAAAAGGACGACtgagttcttctccttcttacaGATGACACACACCCTGTTGCGATTTAGTTTCTTGGGAGAGTCTTGTGGTTTACCAAATCCAGTGGGTGGCTTGGCATTGGGCTCTTTAACAGATTTAGCATCTGTAACTGTTGTTTTTATGGCATTGGCCGATGGAGAAATGAGCAGATTCAATCCAGCAGTCTGGAGACGAGCAAGTTCCTCTGTGAGCCTCTGACTATCGTCCTTGTGGCGCTGAAAATCTATTTCAATCTTTCGCCGCAGTGCCTCTTGTCTTCGGCTGGCATTGACCCTAGATGCTTCTTTAGCTTTACGTTCATCGTCAACCAATGTGATTGTTTCTTCTTTGGCCTTTATCTCTTGTTTCCACTTCACCTGGACGTTAAAATTTACTTGAAATGTCAAAAGTGTGAGCACCAAATAAAATAGGACATCTAGGTCTATGTTTATGATTTCATTTGTCCAAACATAATTGATGTTTTTGATGTGCTCACCTAATGCTAAATGAAAAGACCAAAATGGAACCCAAAAACatgaaagcaaagaagagaaaacaaattGGACTGACCATTTTAAAAGGGAAAATAATGATCATGGATGTTAAATTGCATTAACTGACAGAAATATAACGAACACGAGCCACCCAATTATGCCTTAATCATTAAAAGGTAAGTTTTTGTGTATATCAGATAACTAAAGTTGACTAAAACCAAAGTTCATGTCAATGGAGTCAGGTACTGCTGCAACTATCTAATTTTTTGCTAGAAGAATTTTTCATTATTTGATGATTTTCCTAACATGATTCTTGATCCTGTCTACAAACACAACACGTATTTTTCCCTGAAATACACTGACAATGAAATACTAGACAGGTTTCATCACCCCTAAACCATGCTGCACAATTGAACTTGTTTATACCATAGAAAACTGATCAAAGTAGAGTGAGCAGGCATAATCGATGGTGGAGTGCTTGAGAAACATATACAGCATGACATCACTCACATATGAGGGCAAATGTTCCGATGTTCATACTCTATGAACAAATATCAATCACTTTGCTAGCACATGATTCTTAGTGATAGCAAAGTATAAACACTAACATAAAACTATCTAGCATGTGCCTAATAGCTTGGATGATTATTACATCCACAGGTGTGAGCCACTAGGTCAGGGGTATGGTCTCATTAAGGCACATGCATACAACATTGTGGTGATGTGGTCATGTAACTTGGTATATAGTctataggaaaaaaaaaactcattgagTCGCACAAAACACTTTAGAACTGTAGTATACTCGAAGCTAATTTGATATAATTGAGATTCTTCAAAGTAGCTTGGAATGTGGTTGTCTGTTAATTTTATGACAAAGATTATCCAACATTAGTTCATGCCAGTAATGATGTCTTAACCAAAGACCTGCTCATTTGCACTTCGAACAGAGAATTTTGTTCACCAATGCTGCTTTGTCGATAATATTTCATGTCACCTCACACCTCAATATGGATGACCATAGGAGGACCAAGTCTAGAAACAAGGGGAAAAAGACAAACAAAATAATGGCCCATTGAACAAAAGAAATTAACATTCATAAATACCCATATGCTTTTAACAAATAAGGTTCCCTCATTACAGTAGCTTAATTTGACATGATACTGAACTCTTTCAGCATGGCATGATACTAATCTATTTGGATAGAGATTAGAgtcatcaaaatttgaaaattttatttctatgctGGAAGAACAAGTAATTCTAGATAATAAAAAACACACAAAGTTACAGATGCACAGATATCTCTAGATTTCTATGTTTCGATCCTGGACTAAACTACTATAAACTAATAAGTAAGCTGAGCAAGACTGGGAAAATCATCTGTTGATAGAaaatctatcttgaagtatcAAACAAACTAATAGTCTGTGAAACAATTAAGTTCTAATCTTTAAGTCACCCTTCATGAGTACATTGCTAGCAGTAAAGCAGGCCCATGGAGTTTGAGAGTCTTGAGTGTGTTTGAGAGTTTTGAGTGCTCCTGGTTCCCAAGAAGTTCCATAAGAAGCAACCCATGAGAGAAAACACAAAGGAGGCACTCACATTTCTGATGAATCCAAGGCCAAGCTGGTTCCTCCAATGCATTCTGTTGGGAACTAGGAAACTAACgcaaatttcttttatttatcatGGTCTCCACTCTTTAGAATGGAGATTACTAATCTCACATCCAAACAGGTGGAATTTCCTCAAATTTGGTAGTACCAATTATTTTGACTGGTTTCTAGCATGGCAATTGTCACTAACTTCCTTCCAGATAACTATTTATCAATCTTAACTGTGCTAATTCCTAACCCAACGCACTTAGAAACAATGAGATGGGTTGACACCAGGGGACTTCATGACTATCTCTACCAAAGGAAACAATCAACGAATCATATCTCTTCCAATACtttattcatttcaaaattctgATCCTAAACTATATTCTCAGCCCATTGTCTGTATCATGTTTTCACAATAAGATacacaaattcaaaatactagatctGTCCTCTTAATACAAGTTTAAAATAATAACTATTTTCAATACATCTCACAAGAAGGATGAAATATATAGTATAAAGAATAATGACTGAAAGTGTTAGAAGTCAATATATCCACAAAGGAGACCAACAATGCAATGATGCAAATTATCTAAGATAAAAACTTATACTCACCACATTGTCTCAGTTTACAATATGATGAACAATTCTATGCATAAATTAGAGATAATTACTTCTGAACAACTAAAGGATGTTAACCTAACAGAATCAAATGGAACAACTAAAGGCCCCAATTTGTGATTTTTTTGTTTCAAATAATGCAAAATTAAATTAGTTTCTCAGAAATGTCACGAAGTTTAACCATAAGTTTTCAATAAATTCATTCTAATACAAACAGTTAGAACTTGGTCTGTGTTCCTGAATTTCATGTGACTAGTTGCTCAAgccttttgtttttcaaatttatcatGCAACATAAATTAGTTTCTCAGGAAAGTCATGCAGTTTAACcataaattttcaataaaatcaTTCCAATGCAAGCAGTTAGAACTTGCTCTATGTTCCTGAATTTCATGCAACTAGTAGCTCAAGCTTTTTGTTTTGATGCAGTAATTTCAAGTTTAAAGTTCATTATGAgactttttattgttattattattttatttttgcagcATGAAGTCCTGAGTCTGAGGGAAACCCGTTTCTACTTTTGTTCTATGAAGCAATTAATTTTGTTCCCTGATCGACACAAAAATATTTGCTCTTGTGATCTGAGATCTCAAAACATCAACATTAATATTCTTAGTAACAATGATATTTAACCACGCACATGCAATATTGAGAAAGAGATTATCAATGTAATAGGAAcaacaacaaataaatatattctTTTTCCTGCCTACCTCATATCCCTTTGTTGCATCCTTGACCTGCTCCCATTGATGTTGCATctgcttgatcttcttcttctcttctgcaaTGTCCTCTTGCATCTTCTCTCTTTGCTTCTCCCAAGCCATCATCTTTTTAATACATTTCTTTTCCCTCCTTGCCGCTTCTGCACAAGTCTTTGCAGATTCTGATGCACTCAAGTTGGAAGCTTCAATCTCAGCTCTTATTTCAGCATTGTCTGTCTCCAGCCGCCGAACCACAGAATTTGTTCGGTCTACCTGCCCACTCACCTTCTTTAGTCCGTTCTCCATTTCAGTCAATCGCTTCATAGTGGTATCCTCCAATGCCTGCTTTCCCTTCTTCAACCGCAGGTTATCCTCCTTTTCCATCTTCAAATTTCTCAGCTCAGTAAGGTCATTGTTCATCTTGCGAGCGGCCTGCAATGCCTTCTGTTGAGCCCACTCTGTCCGGTCCTTCACCTGCACCTCAAGCTCCCGAATTTGGCGAATGGCATCCATGATCATGTCTTTCTTAGGGTCCTCGGTGCCATTGTCTTCTAGCCTCATGCCGTCCAAGGCATTCAGGACAAAATCAACAATGCCAACATTGAGAGAATCGTTGCCCATTATATCAGAAGGAGCAGCAGCATTGTCTCCCTTTGGATGTGACTGCTCTGAGAATGGATCAGAGACCCCTTGGCGTCCTGGTGGCCGTACAAAGGGGCGAAATCCAGAACCAGGAGGGAAAGCGGAAGCATTCTTCCTCATAGCATACTTCATAGAAGGAGGGAGATCATAGCGCCTGGGATCCGCAGCAACGTTGTCAAGACAAACAGAAGGTGTCGTGGTATCATCTGCAGGAAAGGTTTTATAAATATTATAAGGAGTCAACTCATCAGCACCAGTGATGGAGGCTGCGAGAGAAGCAGCGGGTGGGGCCAGAGTAGGAGAGGGATAGGTAGTAGTCGACGGTGGCAGTGTCGGGATCTCAATAGTGCTGGCGCGACCGACATGCAGATCGCTCATCAAAAGGCACCACATGGCGTCGCCGCGGGTTAGAGAAGGGCGCACCTGCCTGAGGAGACAGACCATCCCGGCAAGAGAGTATTCCTGGAGATGGCGGAGGTCAGTGAACCCGTTCGCAGTGGCAGGGAGGGTGGTGGAGGTATCCTGTAGAGGCGCTGCAGCAGCAGCGGACGCCGGAGGCGAGTTGAGATGAGCGATGGCGTTGTGGAGGATATTGGATTGAACGTCCATGGACCCATAACAGTGGCCGTTGCAGAGGATCGCTCGGAGCGCAGCGTCCTCGTCGTATCCGAGAGAGACAAGCCGCGCGAGCGCCTCTTTGTACAAAAATTCGATATTTGTCAAGAGGAGCTCCTCCAGCTGCTCCTCCGTGCAGTAACCCCAACCCGCATCGCCATAGCCAGGGATTGAGCTATGGTTAGGGATACCGAAGCCGGGATCGGAGGGAGAAGAGGCGGAATCGGGAGGGAAAGAAGGGGCGTCGAGGACAGGGTCGGATGGAGAGATCGCCCTGGCGGCAGACTCCGGAGGGTGCTTGGCGGCGCGTCGCGGCTTCCGGCCGCTACGAATCGTTTTGTCTCTAACGTTGCTTCCCATCGGAGGCGGTGGCCGAGGGCGATCGGGGAGGGGACACGAGGAATCGGAGATCGATCGGAGGCGCGATAGGGATTTGGATTCGGCGATGGACGAGAGAGAGAGGAGGCTAACTTGCCATCAAGAATTTGAAGGTATGGTGGCTTTCCTCTGGAACATAAAACCAGCCCACTAGTAGGCCATTTATGTTTAGGCTTGTCTAGGCCTGTTTAATGAATTTAAGTTTATCCGAGattgttttatatataaaaaggataaatatat
The genomic region above belongs to Zingiber officinale cultivar Zhangliang chromosome 11A, Zo_v1.1, whole genome shotgun sequence and contains:
- the LOC122031764 gene encoding MND1-interacting protein 1-like; translation: MGSNVRDKTIRSGRKPRRAAKHPPESAARAISPSDPVLDAPSFPPDSASSPSDPGFGIPNHSSIPGYGDAGWGYCTEEQLEELLLTNIEFLYKEALARLVSLGYDEDAALRAILCNGHCYGSMDVQSNILHNAIAHLNSPPASAAAAAPLQDTSTTLPATANGFTDLRHLQEYSLAGMVCLLRQVRPSLTRGDAMWCLLMSDLHVGRASTIEIPTLPPSTTTYPSPTLAPPAASLAASITGADELTPYNIYKTFPADDTTTPSVCLDNVAADPRRYDLPPSMKYAMRKNASAFPPGSGFRPFVRPPGRQGVSDPFSEQSHPKGDNAAAPSDIMGNDSLNVGIVDFVLNALDGMRLEDNGTEDPKKDMIMDAIRQIRELEVQVKDRTEWAQQKALQAARKMNNDLTELRNLKMEKEDNLRLKKGKQALEDTTMKRLTEMENGLKKVSGQVDRTNSVVRRLETDNAEIRAEIEASNLSASESAKTCAEAARREKKCIKKMMAWEKQREKMQEDIAEEKKKIKQMQHQWEQVKDATKGYEVKWKQEIKAKEETITLVDDERKAKEASRVNASRRQEALRRKIEIDFQRHKDDSQRLTEELARLQTAGLNLLISPSANAIKTTVTDAKSVKEPNAKPPTGFGKPQDSPKKLNRNRVCVICKKEKNSVVLLPCSHQVLCANCNEMHEKLNGCCPGCDASIEERVLIYGASS